One window from the genome of Fulvivirga lutea encodes:
- a CDS encoding DUF2911 domain-containing protein — MKKGLLKHVTITSFLMLSAFMLKAQGIVFTPQVSGAASVSQQVGITNIEVNYSRPNVVSPQGQDRTGNLWGSPTVPYGFTNLGFGTATEAPWRAGANQNTVITFSTDVKVEGQDLSAGSYGLHIAVYEDNKATVIFSRDTESWGSYFYNKENDALRVDITTVEVAQTDLLTYNFIEATTDEAVLALDWEKKRFPIKISVNTPELVYQNFQEKLKGDEGFNVQSWVAAANYLAQNKIHLDDALNYANAAVEGQFFSDKNFNTLSTKAGVLVAMNNLDEAEKVMDEALSMPGVSINNYYGYGRQLIAQDRDKKALEVFTKASKKWSDHWLAPHGLARAYSAMGDYKKAAEYETKAIAKAPENSKQVLEGYLKTLKEGKDFN; from the coding sequence ATGAAAAAAGGATTATTAAAACATGTTACAATTACGAGTTTTCTGATGCTCTCAGCTTTCATGTTAAAGGCACAGGGAATCGTATTTACGCCTCAAGTAAGTGGGGCAGCTAGTGTTTCACAACAAGTTGGTATTACTAACATTGAAGTGAATTACTCAAGACCCAATGTGGTTAGCCCGCAAGGGCAGGATAGAACCGGCAATTTATGGGGTAGCCCAACGGTTCCTTATGGTTTTACTAACCTAGGTTTTGGAACTGCGACAGAAGCTCCCTGGCGTGCAGGAGCAAATCAAAATACAGTAATTACATTTTCCACAGACGTAAAGGTGGAAGGTCAGGATTTAAGTGCGGGTAGTTATGGGCTACATATTGCGGTTTATGAAGATAATAAAGCGACTGTGATATTTTCCCGTGACACAGAATCTTGGGGTAGTTATTTCTACAATAAAGAGAATGATGCCTTAAGAGTTGACATAACTACCGTTGAGGTAGCGCAAACAGATTTGTTAACCTACAATTTTATAGAAGCTACAACCGATGAGGCTGTTTTAGCCTTAGATTGGGAGAAGAAAAGGTTTCCGATAAAAATTAGTGTTAATACACCCGAACTAGTTTATCAAAACTTTCAGGAAAAGTTAAAGGGAGATGAAGGGTTTAACGTACAATCCTGGGTGGCCGCAGCGAACTACCTAGCACAGAACAAAATTCACTTAGATGATGCGCTTAACTATGCTAATGCTGCGGTTGAAGGTCAATTTTTCAGTGATAAAAATTTTAACACACTTTCCACCAAAGCAGGTGTTTTAGTGGCGATGAACAATTTGGATGAAGCTGAAAAGGTGATGGACGAGGCCCTTTCAATGCCAGGCGTTTCAATCAACAATTATTATGGATATGGGCGGCAGTTAATCGCGCAAGATAGAGATAAAAAGGCGTTGGAAGTTTTTACAAAGGCAAGTAAAAAATGGTCTGACCATTGGTTAGCTCCTCATGGGTTAGCGCGGGCTTATTCTGCTATGGGTGATTACAAAAAAGCGGCTGAATATGAGACTAAAGCAATCGCTAAAGCCCCTGAAAATAGTAAGCAGGTATTAGAGGGATATCTTAAAACATTAAAAGAAGGGAAGGATTTTAATTAA
- the recJ gene encoding single-stranded-DNA-specific exonuclease RecJ, protein MNKRWNHKPIPNQEVVEALCKSINVSVPLGTIIAQRGITTFDEAKDFFRPSLDHLHDPFLMKGMDKAVARIITAFENDEKILVYGDYDVDGTTSVALCFGYINSFHHHSEFYIPDRYKEGYGISKQGIEYAHENGFSLIIALDCGIKSVELIDYANDLGIDFIICDHHLPGETVPNAVAVLDPKQEDCPYPYKELSGCGIGFKLIQAISDQLDSILVDPFEFLDLVVISIASDIVPITGENRILAYYGLLQLEKAQRPGLNAMVHLAGIQKKLTITGIVFGIAPRINAAGRISHAKGAVDMLLAETEDEAYHYAEKLNIKNDKRREVDSSITQEALAMIEENNGTVTKSTVLFKEDWHKGVVGIVASRCIEKHYKPTIILTKSDDKATGSARSVYGFDVYNAIDSCRDLLDHFGGHKYAAGLTLPIDNVPLFQQKFEEVVSSTIPDDLLIPQIEIDAELNFDSITPNFYKVLNQMEPFGPENLAPIFYTDQVKLASSLRILKDKHLKLFLKQENNEQSFECIGFGLSDLKEQLEATPFFRIAYSIEMNEFRGMKTLQLNIKDIQFD, encoded by the coding sequence ATGAATAAACGATGGAACCATAAACCAATCCCTAATCAAGAAGTAGTTGAGGCGCTATGTAAGTCCATCAATGTAAGCGTGCCGTTAGGTACTATCATCGCCCAACGTGGCATTACCACTTTCGATGAAGCCAAGGACTTCTTCCGCCCATCTTTGGATCATTTACACGATCCATTTTTAATGAAAGGAATGGATAAGGCAGTTGCCAGAATTATTACGGCTTTCGAAAACGATGAAAAGATTTTAGTCTATGGCGATTATGACGTGGATGGCACCACTTCAGTAGCTTTATGTTTTGGGTACATTAACTCATTTCATCATCATTCGGAGTTTTATATTCCCGACAGGTACAAAGAGGGGTATGGCATTTCCAAACAAGGAATTGAATATGCGCATGAAAATGGGTTTTCACTAATCATAGCACTTGATTGTGGAATCAAATCAGTGGAGCTCATTGATTATGCAAATGATCTGGGAATAGATTTTATTATTTGCGATCATCACCTGCCCGGGGAAACAGTGCCTAATGCGGTAGCTGTGCTCGACCCAAAGCAAGAAGATTGTCCATATCCTTATAAAGAACTCTCCGGATGCGGTATTGGCTTTAAGCTCATACAGGCAATTTCAGATCAACTTGATTCTATTCTTGTTGATCCGTTCGAATTTCTTGATTTAGTGGTTATTAGCATTGCATCGGATATCGTACCCATTACCGGTGAGAATCGCATTCTTGCCTATTACGGACTTCTCCAGTTAGAAAAGGCACAACGGCCGGGGCTAAATGCCATGGTACACCTTGCGGGCATTCAGAAAAAACTAACAATTACAGGAATAGTATTTGGAATTGCACCACGAATAAATGCCGCAGGCCGAATTAGTCATGCCAAAGGTGCCGTGGATATGCTATTAGCAGAAACGGAAGATGAGGCCTACCACTATGCGGAGAAACTCAATATAAAAAATGATAAGAGAAGGGAAGTAGATAGCTCCATCACTCAGGAAGCCCTTGCCATGATTGAAGAAAATAATGGAACTGTTACAAAGTCCACTGTGCTTTTTAAAGAAGACTGGCATAAAGGAGTGGTGGGGATTGTGGCAAGCCGATGTATTGAAAAACACTATAAGCCTACCATAATACTTACTAAATCGGATGATAAGGCTACCGGTTCTGCTCGTTCTGTTTATGGATTTGATGTGTATAACGCCATTGATAGTTGCAGAGATTTATTAGATCATTTTGGCGGTCATAAATATGCTGCCGGACTTACTTTACCCATAGATAATGTACCATTGTTTCAGCAAAAATTTGAAGAAGTAGTATCCAGCACAATCCCTGATGATTTACTAATTCCTCAAATTGAAATTGATGCTGAACTTAATTTTGACTCAATCACGCCCAACTTCTACAAGGTGTTGAACCAAATGGAGCCTTTTGGCCCTGAAAACCTTGCTCCGATATTTTATACAGATCAAGTGAAACTGGCAAGTTCTTTGCGTATACTGAAAGACAAACATTTAAAGCTCTTCCTGAAGCAGGAAAATAACGAACAAAGTTTTGAATGTATTGGGTTTGGCCTGAGTGATTTGAAAGAACAATTGGAAGCAACACCATTTTTTAGAATAGCCTATTCCATAGAAATGAATGAATTCCGAGGCATGAAGACCCTTCAGCTTAATATTAAGGATATACAGTTTGATTAA
- a CDS encoding WD40 domain-containing protein: MKITSFLIFFLTSTITFSQKLETVIQRGHISVIKTVATTPDGRYLLTGSRDKTIILWELKTGRKLRTFFGHTNTINDLAVSKDGSFFISSGADGRAIQWSIIDGKILNTFSISEEYLTSVALSYDDKYLVTAGFESKAYLWNLNSGDTIKSFQVNPDKGVGYGVEATVSSDNQIYFGNDNRTVTSYNFKGDKLFEYKPETGWCGGCATFLDINNDALVSLSNNSSLIIHNPKTGDIISEFKTDIDDSRGVKISKNSTYLLQLTDDSLFVFDVKSKQKLYSLYTDDKVNEAIFSVDESEIVTVDDEQKITIYESRTGKLLRTLGGINVKEGQGLDYNPNSRWDYYIKKYTDLKNDFDISPDNKYLAKAKVGSAVRIWEIQSGQIISELRGHEKAVLSVKYSNNGKYIATGGADGQVKIWTAETGDLLATLKGHREVVFDLSFSNDDAKLISGSWDGTAIVWNLADYTPEEVYRFNEGSPFELSFYRDDIYALMARLDKTLSLYELDSKSTVTNFIGHTDIIHSIDHHENTLVSVSWDGTIKAWDILTGLQIWRKKDLLPQYALAIEPINGTIAASGENRDIELLKLSDGSSINTLRGHQAPVTDIKFTNTGKWLVSSSEDGMIKIWDLENNEELVSYVTFDNNEWVAINKAGYFSGSLNAFNKIAFVKGMESYSVDQFFNKYYQPDLLNKTFSKSTSKLDINEQIRKSPPPTVEFIAPHPNEVVKTDKIDVIIKVEDQGGGAEKIVVMHNKKIIHEAELELKNGRSAVTVQVPLITGANTLEAVAINSVGIESHRQSTTVEKEGKKSSSLYVFAIGINHYENEDLNLNYARADAEGFIDVIKTNTKNLFEKVEVIPLFDKEATKANIFEQLKLLEKRITPQDVLFFYYAGHGSMVDGNFYIVPTDNVKLYSEDKLKQNGISATELQNELQNISALKQLLIIDACQSGGSVELLAQRGAPEEKALAQLSRSTGIHVLAAAGSEQFATEFKELGHGIFTYVLLEALSGKADGSPNDGKVTIYELKSYLDDQVPEFSKKHKGKMQFPHTFSKGQDFPIIIK; encoded by the coding sequence ATGAAAATTACTTCATTTCTAATATTCTTTCTTACCAGCACAATTACATTTTCTCAAAAATTAGAAACTGTTATTCAGCGCGGTCATATTTCGGTGATAAAAACTGTAGCCACAACCCCTGATGGCAGATATCTACTTACGGGTAGCAGAGACAAAACCATTATTCTTTGGGAACTGAAAACGGGACGAAAGCTCAGAACATTTTTTGGACACACCAATACCATTAATGATTTAGCCGTATCTAAGGATGGCTCTTTTTTCATAAGTAGTGGTGCAGACGGTAGGGCAATACAATGGAGTATCATCGATGGGAAAATTCTAAATACATTTTCCATTAGCGAGGAGTATCTCACATCGGTTGCACTATCTTATGATGATAAATATTTAGTGACTGCTGGATTTGAGTCAAAGGCCTATTTGTGGAATCTAAACTCAGGAGATACAATCAAATCATTTCAAGTAAATCCTGACAAAGGTGTTGGCTATGGTGTAGAAGCAACGGTTTCTAGTGACAATCAAATCTACTTTGGCAACGATAACAGAACAGTTACCTCCTATAATTTTAAAGGTGATAAACTGTTTGAATATAAACCTGAGACTGGTTGGTGTGGCGGTTGCGCCACCTTCCTGGATATCAATAATGATGCGCTGGTATCACTCTCAAATAATAGCAGTCTAATTATCCATAATCCGAAAACAGGTGATATAATATCTGAATTTAAAACAGATATTGATGATAGCCGTGGAGTGAAAATCTCTAAAAACTCGACCTATCTATTGCAACTTACAGATGATTCACTGTTTGTGTTTGATGTTAAGAGTAAGCAGAAGTTATACTCCTTGTATACCGATGACAAGGTGAATGAAGCAATATTTTCTGTAGATGAGTCAGAAATCGTTACCGTTGATGACGAACAAAAAATTACCATTTACGAATCAAGAACCGGCAAACTTCTTAGAACTCTAGGTGGCATTAATGTTAAAGAGGGTCAGGGGTTGGATTACAATCCTAATTCACGTTGGGATTACTACATCAAAAAATACACTGATCTCAAAAACGATTTTGATATTTCACCAGATAATAAATATCTGGCCAAAGCCAAAGTAGGAAGCGCAGTAAGAATTTGGGAGATTCAATCAGGGCAAATTATCAGCGAGCTAAGGGGCCATGAGAAAGCAGTACTAAGTGTTAAATACAGTAACAACGGCAAGTACATAGCTACAGGGGGAGCAGATGGACAAGTAAAAATATGGACAGCAGAAACCGGAGACTTATTAGCAACACTCAAAGGCCATCGAGAGGTGGTTTTCGACTTGTCATTCTCGAACGATGATGCCAAATTAATAAGTGGCAGTTGGGATGGAACAGCCATAGTCTGGAACCTTGCCGATTACACACCAGAAGAAGTCTATCGTTTCAATGAAGGCTCTCCTTTTGAATTGAGTTTTTACAGGGATGATATCTATGCCTTGATGGCCAGACTGGATAAAACACTCAGTTTATATGAGTTAGACAGCAAAAGCACAGTAACTAACTTCATTGGCCATACCGATATTATTCATTCCATTGATCACCATGAAAATACATTAGTATCCGTTTCCTGGGATGGTACCATAAAGGCCTGGGATATATTAACTGGCCTACAAATCTGGCGTAAGAAGGATTTATTGCCTCAGTATGCACTGGCTATTGAACCAATTAATGGAACAATTGCTGCCTCAGGTGAAAACCGTGATATAGAATTGCTCAAATTAAGTGATGGTTCTTCAATTAATACGTTAAGAGGTCATCAGGCGCCAGTAACTGATATAAAATTTACCAATACCGGAAAATGGCTTGTCAGTAGCTCAGAAGATGGCATGATCAAAATTTGGGATTTGGAAAATAACGAAGAGTTGGTGAGTTATGTCACTTTTGATAATAACGAATGGGTAGCCATCAACAAGGCTGGATATTTTAGCGGTTCACTCAATGCATTCAATAAAATCGCTTTTGTGAAGGGGATGGAGTCCTACAGTGTAGATCAGTTCTTTAACAAATACTATCAACCAGACTTGCTCAATAAAACATTCAGCAAATCAACAAGTAAGCTTGACATTAATGAGCAAATCAGAAAGTCTCCGCCACCTACTGTAGAGTTCATCGCTCCACACCCCAATGAAGTAGTAAAAACAGATAAGATTGATGTTATTATCAAAGTGGAAGATCAGGGAGGCGGTGCTGAAAAGATAGTTGTAATGCACAATAAAAAGATAATCCACGAAGCTGAATTAGAATTAAAAAATGGAAGAAGCGCAGTTACTGTTCAGGTTCCACTTATTACGGGTGCTAATACATTGGAAGCTGTTGCCATTAATTCTGTAGGTATAGAATCGCACAGGCAGTCTACTACAGTAGAAAAAGAAGGTAAGAAAAGTTCTTCTCTGTATGTATTTGCCATTGGCATCAATCACTACGAAAATGAAGACTTAAACCTAAACTATGCACGTGCTGATGCGGAGGGCTTTATTGACGTTATTAAAACAAATACTAAAAACTTATTCGAGAAGGTGGAGGTAATTCCCCTTTTCGATAAGGAGGCTACAAAGGCCAATATCTTTGAGCAACTGAAGCTTTTGGAGAAACGAATTACCCCACAGGATGTATTGTTTTTCTACTATGCCGGACATGGAAGCATGGTAGATGGTAATTTTTACATTGTGCCAACCGATAATGTAAAACTATATAGTGAAGACAAACTCAAGCAAAACGGAATAAGTGCAACAGAACTTCAGAATGAATTACAAAATATCTCAGCGCTTAAACAATTGCTGATTATTGATGCCTGCCAATCAGGTGGTAGTGTAGAGTTGCTGGCTCAGCGCGGTGCTCCTGAAGAAAAGGCTCTGGCCCAACTTTCCAGAAGTACGGGAATTCACGTGCTAGCTGCGGCAGGAAGCGAACAATTTGCTACTGAATTTAAGGAATTGGGGCATGGCATCTTTACATACGTTTTACTTGAAGCACTTTCAGGTAAAGCAGATGGATCACCTAACGATGGAAAGGTGACCATTTATGAATTAAAATCTTATTTAGACGATCAGGTACCTGAGTTCTCCAAAAAGCACAAAGGCAAAATGCAGTTTCCACATACTTTTTCTAAAGGGCAGGATTTCCCCATAATTATAAAATAA
- the lptB gene encoding LPS export ABC transporter ATP-binding protein, which produces MILRADNLVKKYKKRTVVNHVSVEVEQGEIVGLLGPNGAGKTTTFYMIVGLIKPNEGQIYLDQENITELPMYRRAKLGIGYLAQEASVFRKLSVEENIMAVLEMRNIPKKEQKEKVEALLEEFSLTHVRKNLGMVLSGGERRRTEIARALAVDPHFVLLDEPFAGVDPIAVEEIQTIVAKLKDKNIGILITDHNVNETLSITDRAYLMFEGKLLKAGSAEELAADEQVRRVYLGQHFELKRKI; this is translated from the coding sequence ATGATTTTAAGAGCAGATAATCTTGTCAAAAAATATAAAAAGAGAACAGTAGTTAATCATGTGTCCGTAGAGGTTGAGCAGGGAGAGATCGTTGGTCTACTGGGTCCAAATGGTGCAGGTAAAACTACCACCTTCTATATGATTGTTGGTTTGATTAAGCCAAACGAAGGTCAGATATACCTTGATCAAGAAAATATCACAGAGCTGCCTATGTATCGTAGAGCAAAGTTAGGCATAGGTTATCTCGCTCAGGAAGCCTCTGTTTTTAGAAAGCTTAGCGTTGAAGAAAATATAATGGCTGTTCTGGAGATGAGAAACATTCCGAAAAAAGAGCAGAAAGAAAAAGTGGAAGCACTCCTTGAAGAATTCTCATTGACACATGTTCGCAAGAATTTAGGCATGGTATTGTCAGGTGGTGAGCGAAGAAGAACTGAAATTGCCAGAGCACTAGCTGTGGATCCGCACTTCGTATTATTAGATGAACCCTTCGCAGGTGTAGACCCTATTGCTGTTGAAGAAATTCAGACCATTGTTGCCAAGCTTAAGGATAAGAATATAGGCATATTAATAACTGACCACAATGTGAACGAAACATTGTCCATCACAGATAGAGCGTACCTCATGTTTGAAGGTAAATTGCTGAAAGCAGGTTCTGCAGAAGAACTTGCAGCTGACGAACAGGTAAGAAGAGTTTACCTGGGTCAACATTTCGAATTAAAGCGAAAAATCTAA
- a CDS encoding GH3 auxin-responsive promoter family protein, whose product MKKRIHDIELFIKYPHDVQAELFRKLIDQAKNTDFGKKYDFKSISNYKQYQERVPLHSYEQLFPYIERLMRGEQNVLWPSEVKWFAKSSGTTNARSKFIPVSPEALEDCHYKGGKDLISIYINNYPDSRMFTGKGLAIGGSHQINEFDQNAESYYGDVSAVIMKNLPLWAQLIRTPSLEVALMDKWEEKIEKMAKVTAEENVTTLSGVPTWTILLLQRIMEIKGVDNILEVWPNLEAFFHGAVAFTPYRELFKKLIPSDKMHYWETYNASEGFFGIQDQIGSEELLLMLDYGIFYEFIPFDEIHKEHPKVLSLSEVEIGKNYAMIISTNAGLWRYNIGDTVKFTSVEPYRIKISGRTKHFINAFGEELIIENAESAITWACEQTNAIIDNFTAAPIYFDEGKRGGHEWIIEFRKKPESQEKFNELLDKKLREVNSDYDAKRYQDMALLPPKVHSVAEGTFYKWMEKRGKLGGQNKVPRLSNNREHLDDILEMLAAQA is encoded by the coding sequence ATGAAAAAAAGAATTCATGACATCGAACTTTTCATCAAGTACCCACATGATGTTCAGGCCGAGCTATTCAGAAAATTAATTGATCAGGCCAAGAATACAGATTTTGGAAAAAAGTATGATTTCAAGTCAATCTCAAATTATAAACAGTATCAGGAAAGAGTACCCCTGCATTCTTATGAACAGCTTTTCCCTTATATAGAGAGGCTCATGCGTGGCGAGCAAAACGTGCTGTGGCCTTCTGAGGTTAAATGGTTTGCCAAATCAAGTGGTACTACTAACGCTCGAAGTAAGTTTATTCCCGTTTCACCTGAAGCATTGGAAGATTGCCACTATAAAGGAGGTAAAGACTTAATTTCTATATACATCAACAATTACCCTGATTCAAGAATGTTTACGGGTAAAGGTTTAGCCATTGGTGGTAGCCATCAAATCAATGAATTCGATCAAAATGCAGAATCTTATTATGGTGATGTTTCTGCAGTAATCATGAAAAATCTTCCTCTTTGGGCTCAGTTGATTAGAACTCCAAGTTTAGAGGTAGCACTCATGGATAAGTGGGAAGAAAAGATTGAAAAAATGGCCAAGGTTACAGCCGAGGAAAATGTGACGACCTTGTCTGGTGTGCCTACTTGGACAATACTACTTCTTCAACGAATTATGGAGATTAAAGGAGTAGATAATATATTGGAAGTATGGCCAAACCTTGAAGCATTTTTTCATGGAGCCGTGGCTTTTACTCCTTATAGAGAGCTATTCAAAAAATTAATTCCTTCGGATAAAATGCATTATTGGGAAACCTATAATGCCTCTGAAGGCTTCTTTGGAATTCAAGATCAAATTGGTTCAGAGGAATTGTTGCTCATGCTGGATTATGGAATATTCTATGAGTTCATTCCTTTTGATGAAATTCATAAGGAGCACCCAAAAGTACTTTCATTAAGCGAAGTGGAAATAGGTAAAAATTATGCCATGATTATTTCTACCAATGCCGGCCTTTGGCGATATAATATTGGCGATACCGTTAAATTCACTTCGGTTGAACCGTATAGAATTAAAATTTCCGGCAGAACAAAACACTTCATCAATGCTTTTGGCGAGGAATTAATCATCGAAAATGCAGAATCTGCCATTACCTGGGCTTGTGAACAAACGAATGCCATTATTGATAATTTTACGGCAGCACCTATCTATTTCGATGAAGGAAAAAGAGGTGGCCATGAATGGATCATTGAGTTTAGAAAAAAGCCGGAAAGTCAGGAGAAATTCAATGAGCTGTTAGATAAAAAGCTTCGTGAAGTCAATTCAGATTATGATGCCAAGCGCTATCAAGATATGGCCTTATTACCACCAAAAGTACACAGCGTGGCTGAAGGCACGTTTTACAAGTGGATGGAGAAAAGAGGTAAACTAGGTGGCCAAAATAAAGTGCCCCGACTTTCTAATAATCGAGAGCATCTGGATGATATTCTTGAAATGCTTGCCGCACAAGCATAA
- the gldJ gene encoding gliding motility lipoprotein GldJ → MKRTAGFFKSALLVVGGSMMLTSCFLGGGGGRPTSSHPGALSTATGLAYNDEDNNGFEVKPYAGQPEGPNLVFIEGGRAIVGSFEEDILNRRDNIERTVSVASFYMDETEIANIHWLEYLHYLNVSDSSREVYIAALPDTTVWEARLAYNDPYVDHYLRYPGFRYFPVVGVSWVQANNYGDWRTAAVNQKLYEDSGEELPETSGGRIPLESGIVLPNYRLPSEAEWEYAATALIGTQWLDENQTHQRLYPWDGHALRNPYGKEMGYFLANFKRGRGDYAGIAGKLNDGALITSYIYEFPPNDFGLYNMAGNVSEWVLDVYRPMSFQDFEDLNPIRRDGYMDETSGYDSDIENNPEGFTSLITDESRVYKGGSWKDVAYWMSPGTRRYLDQDSSTATIGFRCAMIRAGSNY, encoded by the coding sequence ATGAAAAGAACTGCAGGCTTTTTCAAAAGTGCTTTGTTAGTTGTCGGTGGATCAATGATGTTAACCTCATGTTTCCTTGGTGGAGGCGGTGGAAGACCTACGAGTTCACACCCAGGTGCGTTAAGTACCGCTACAGGATTGGCTTATAATGATGAAGATAATAACGGATTCGAGGTAAAACCTTATGCAGGTCAGCCAGAAGGACCGAATTTAGTTTTTATTGAAGGTGGCCGTGCCATCGTTGGTTCTTTTGAGGAAGATATTCTAAATAGAAGGGATAACATTGAGCGAACTGTTTCAGTGGCCTCTTTCTATATGGATGAAACGGAAATTGCCAACATTCACTGGTTAGAATACCTTCATTATCTAAATGTATCAGATTCTTCAAGAGAAGTTTATATTGCTGCTTTACCAGATACTACTGTTTGGGAAGCACGTTTAGCGTATAATGACCCTTACGTGGATCATTATTTAAGATACCCAGGGTTTAGATATTTCCCGGTTGTAGGTGTTAGCTGGGTACAGGCAAATAACTACGGAGATTGGAGAACAGCTGCAGTAAATCAAAAATTATATGAAGATTCTGGAGAAGAACTTCCTGAAACTTCTGGTGGTAGAATTCCATTGGAGTCAGGTATCGTACTTCCAAACTATAGATTGCCATCTGAAGCTGAGTGGGAATATGCTGCTACGGCTCTTATCGGTACTCAGTGGTTAGATGAAAATCAGACTCACCAAAGATTATATCCATGGGATGGCCATGCTCTTAGAAATCCGTATGGAAAAGAAATGGGTTACTTCCTGGCCAACTTCAAGAGAGGTAGAGGTGACTATGCCGGTATCGCTGGTAAATTAAATGATGGAGCTTTAATAACATCATATATTTATGAATTCCCTCCTAACGATTTCGGTCTATACAACATGGCTGGTAACGTAAGTGAGTGGGTGTTAGATGTGTACCGTCCAATGTCATTCCAGGATTTCGAAGATCTTAACCCAATAAGAAGAGATGGGTATATGGATGAAACATCTGGTTATGATTCAGATATTGAAAACAATCCAGAAGGTTTTACTTCATTAATTACTGATGAGTCAAGAGTATACAAAGGAGGTTCTTGGAAAGACGTTGCTTATTGGATGTCTCCAGGTACTAGAAGATACTTAGACCAAGATTCTTCTACTGCAACTATTGGATTCAGATGTGCTATGATTAGAGCAGGATCGAATTACTAG
- a CDS encoding SPOR domain-containing protein yields MKKVTLVLSLILVGAIAFNANAQLDKAEAKEWKNKAKEYKKNPEALKQLVDDKDALQGQVNSLKSDNNSLQSKLSDKDAKISELQDDMAKLRSDLAAAKAAAREKPAAQPKMESGGKMVDGIVFKVQIGAFRNKDLSKYFENHENFGGENEDGMQKITLGQFRDYWEADTFKKYLREMGVKDAWIVPYQDGVRKEIKDVLEGVVTEKPADSE; encoded by the coding sequence TAGCTTGATCTTGGTTGGCGCCATCGCCTTTAATGCTAATGCACAATTGGATAAGGCGGAAGCTAAAGAATGGAAAAATAAAGCCAAAGAGTACAAAAAGAACCCTGAAGCTTTAAAACAACTTGTTGATGATAAAGATGCGTTGCAAGGTCAGGTAAACAGCTTAAAGTCTGATAACAATAGCCTTCAATCGAAGCTAAGTGATAAAGACGCTAAGATTAGCGAATTGCAAGATGACATGGCAAAGTTGCGAAGCGATTTAGCGGCAGCAAAAGCAGCTGCTAGAGAAAAGCCAGCAGCTCAGCCAAAAATGGAATCTGGCGGCAAAATGGTAGATGGCATTGTATTCAAAGTTCAGATTGGAGCATTCAGAAATAAAGACCTTTCTAAGTACTTCGAAAATCACGAAAACTTCGGTGGTGAGAACGAGGATGGAATGCAGAAAATCACTTTAGGACAGTTTAGAGACTATTGGGAGGCCGATACCTTTAAGAAATACCTTAGAGAGATGGGCGTAAAAGATGCGTGGATTGTACCTTACCAAGATGGTGTTAGAAAAGAAATAAAAGATGTATTAGAAGGCGTTGTTACTGAGAAGCCAGCGGATTCAGAATAA